A region of the Oncorhynchus clarkii lewisi isolate Uvic-CL-2024 chromosome 4, UVic_Ocla_1.0, whole genome shotgun sequence genome:
CCTCAGCATCACCTTTGTGGTGGCTGTGATTGGGAACGTCAGTGTCTTGCTGGCCATGTTCAACACTAAGAAAAAGAAGTCGAGAATGCACCTCTTCATCCGGCACCTCAGCATAGCTGACCTGGTGGTCGCTTTCTTCCAGGTCCTGCCGCAGCTCTGCTGGAAGATCACCTTTCGCTTCTACGGGCCAGATGTCCTGTGCAGGATAGTGAAGCACCTCCAGGTGATGGGCATGTTCGCCTCCACCTacatgatggtgatgatgaccgTGGACCGTTACATCGCCATCTGCCACCCTCTGAAAACCCTTCAGCAGCCCACCCAGCGGTCCTATATTATGATCATCAGCACCTGGATGTGTAGTCTGGTCCTCAGCATACCGCAGTACTTTATCTTCTCTCTGAGTGAGATCAAGAACGGTTCGGTTGTCTACGACTGTTGGGGCCACTTCATAGAACCGTGGGGCGTAAAGGCGTACATCACTTGGATAACCGTCAGTATATTCGTAATCCCAGTGTTCATTCTGATGATATGCTACGGGTTCATCTGCCACAGCATATGGAAGAACATAAAGTATAAAACCAGAAACACACACGCGGGTGTTGCGTCTAAAAACGGTCTGATCGGAATTAACTCTGTTAGCAACGTTACTACTATATCCAGAGCGAAGTTGAGAACTGTCAAAATGACTTTTGTGATTGTCCTGGTTTACATAATATGCTGGTCACCTTTTTTTATCGTGCAGATGTGGTCGGTGTGGGATGAGAATTTCGCATGGGACGGTAAGTGACTTCTCT
Encoded here:
- the LOC139406491 gene encoding arg8-vasotocin receptor-like, yielding MHTPVHGLLFNGVNQSLVFSPTNDPIMGNLGNGTVLPNGSDPFGRNEEVAKIEIAVLSITFVVAVIGNVSVLLAMFNTKKKKSRMHLFIRHLSIADLVVAFFQVLPQLCWKITFRFYGPDVLCRIVKHLQVMGMFASTYMMVMMTVDRYIAICHPLKTLQQPTQRSYIMIISTWMCSLVLSIPQYFIFSLSEIKNGSVVYDCWGHFIEPWGVKAYITWITVSIFVIPVFILMICYGFICHSIWKNIKYKTRNTHAGVASKNGLIGINSVSNVTTISRAKLRTVKMTFVIVLVYIICWSPFFIVQMWSVWDENFAWDESDNTAVTLSALLASLNSCCNPWIYMIFSGHLLHDFTLCFPCCNKLRYKFKKEDSDSSLRRNTVLTKMTNRSPTCSSGTWKDSDNSP